aacttttttaaaatttttttaattttttgttattaaatCCTAGGCTTtgtatgtacaaaataacatattcctatataatataattttactttttcttaagCTGTTTAAcgtattatttaaataatatgcaACGTCAGACGATCCATGTAACTTATATTTtccaattatatttaatattttaattattcccATAaaccatttcttttttaatatactcaaatgtaatacatatatatgatttattaattatataagaaCTAACGCAACACCTCTGTATTTtatcgttattttttctccattattTAAGATAATAATTGCTAGAATTTTTCACTATTATCTCCTATTAAAAAGACTGTTATAAATGTTTTCAATTTATATGCCTAATTAGTAATATGAATCCCCTTCAGGTTGATAATTCAAATATAATCGATCCGTTTCAGAATCTAAAAACGTTTCCTCAAAACCATACATTGCTAACTGTTTTGCATACACTTCGTAATAATtatgttcaaattttttctttttccgtttttttggCTTAATACTTGATTCTAATCGAGAAGACTAAAATcagaatataaaatatatgaaaatatttttagcttataaatatacatttaaagaaaaataaaatacagcTTCTAACATAATATTCTtatcttttataatattataagtaATTATTCTATTGTAGTGGAAAAGGAAGATTACTATTCCAAGTACTGCTACAGCcatgatcatatttttaatagtatTTGAGTCTAACTTATCATATAATGTTTCTGAAGTACAAGGAACATCCGCAATTGTCGCAGGGTTTGTTTTTCcaccattttttgaattatatGATGATACTGTGCGAAGAGCGTACCCAGGGCTTCCTTGCTGCGGGGGATTCAATGATTTTCCAGATACGGCTGCTGCTGCAGTCAATGGACCTTTTAATCTTACTTGACATGCTTATCTTATTGAACCTGATGCCTTTGGTGTATTTGTGGTTATTGTAACCGTCGAACCTCTTACACTTGATGCACTTGATACACTTGATGCACTTGATACACTTGATGCACTTGATACACTTGATGCACTTCTTTAAGTCACTGAACTTTCTGGAGCTCTACTACCCGATGTTCTTGATGAACTTAACGATGTTTGTGATGCCACTAATAATGATGTTCGTTTTGAGGTTGGTGATCTTGCTGGAATAAATAAACCCAACAAACCTCACAAAATTGATGGTTTTCCTTGACTTGCTGAACTTCCTGTAATTGTCACAGTTCCTGCACTTGTTGCAGTTACTGTTTTTGTTGTACTGGCTATAGATAATGTGCTTGGTGTTACTTTACTTGGTGCAGTTGATGCCGTTGTAGTTATTGCTGGTTGTGTAGCAGTTACTGTTGTTGTAGTTATTGCTGGTTATGTTGAAGTTACTGTTGTTGTAGTTGTTACTTACTTTGTTGTAGTTCCAGCAGTTCATATAGTTACAGTAATTGACGAACTCGATGAACTTACTAGGACTGCTGAATATGTTGGTCTTGTTGTACCTTcggaatatttttatgctctGGGGCTTCTCGACCTCCTTCGCCTTTATCACTTTTGGTATCAAGGTGTATTGTTGTAAGAGTTGATTTTTCTgcacttttgcatttttctaattcacACATGAGAGACATCAGTTTATAACTGAGATTACAGGAAAAATAATCTTTATTTTACTatgaaaaaacattaaaCCACCCACAATAATCATTCTTATACATATCGTGTAATAACTTAAAACTCTCAAGATATGCTATATACTTAGTGCGCATAGCCACATTTTTGGGagtaataatttatttaatattttcgagatttttaaaaaaaagtacgcaagtttcctattttttaattcatttaatttaacatcatttatattttccggattacatttatattttaatttttccttattcATCTTCCTCCATGCTTCAATAAGATATTTGAAAATAGGCACATCATTAACATTTGCAGATTTGTccatattattttcatctattttttcatagagccaataacataaataactGCAGTAATCATTATGTTGGGGGGAATTATCATCACTTAGTTTTTCTAAACAACGTACTATAACAATACAAAGTTTTTTGGCTTCTGTAAAATTGAGAATTCCTTTGCCATCTATTTCATTGCAATGAGTTTCAAATTTGGTACACATGCCAGaagttttaaataaattttcttcaagaATTATATGCAGTTCTCCAGCTTTTGCAGCTTCCTCATGATAATAAACATGAATAGGTTAACATGTTATAAACAAAGATATAGTTTTCATAATAGAATTATTCTTTTGTTTCAAGTCGAACTATTTATGTAATTAgtaatgtacaaaaatgacatatataccaaacatttttcattatatgttgtcattttttttggacattaTTTGAATTCAATAAAacgtaatatatttttaaaatataaacattaatataaaataggtACTATATATAATCTTCCATCGATAACTTTTTACGCAGATCATTTCATTATTCGCAGCATATAAAGAagcgttcattttttgacaTTCAATTTTAAGATtatttgt
The sequence above is a segment of the Plasmodium cynomolgi strain B DNA, scaffold: 0042, whole genome shotgun sequence genome. Coding sequences within it:
- a CDS encoding CYIR protein (putative;~vir-type antigen); translated protein: MCTKFETHCNEIDGKGILNFTEAKKLCIVIVRCLEKLSDDNSPQHNDYCSYLCYWLYEKIDENNMDKSANVNDVPIFKYLIEAWRKMNKEKLKYKCNPENINDVKLNELKNRKLAYFFLKISKILNKLLLPKMWLCALNYFSCNLSYKLMSLMCELEKCKSAEKSTLTTIHLDTKSDKGEGGREAPEHKNIPKSSRKFSDLKKCIKCIKCIKCIKCIKCIKCIKCKRFDGYNNHKYTKGIRFNKISMSSKIKRSIDCSSSRIWKIIESPAARKPWVRSSHSIII